The following proteins are encoded in a genomic region of Meleagris gallopavo isolate NT-WF06-2002-E0010 breed Aviagen turkey brand Nicholas breeding stock unplaced genomic scaffold, Turkey_5.1 ChrUn_random_7180001948514, whole genome shotgun sequence:
- the LOC104916805 gene encoding gametocyte-specific factor 1 isoform X1, whose translation MDPEALVQCPYDKAHQIRVSRLPYHLVKCQRNNPQVARSMEICPFNARHRIPRAELQRHIACCPDQRLIFDSQGSSMCTGDQAKQPKVPVAWQAPPCQEDWEAEVSELEEAAPFILNTSVSELPLQGDSTALTAPPNWSEDVGPAAATVTTGLLVKGPGQQEQNRLRRVVAQPRWCPPPH comes from the exons ATGGACCCCGAGGCGCTCGTCCAGTGTCCCTACGACAAGGCGCACCAGATCCGGGTGTCCCGGCTGCCTTACCATCTCGTCAAGTGCCAGCGG AACAACCCGCAGGTGGCTCGCTCGATGGAGATCTGCCCTTTCAACGCCAGGCACAGGATTCCACGGGCCGAGCTGCAGAGGCACATTGCCTGCTGCCCCGACCAGCGCCTGATCTTCGACTCTCAGG GGTCGTCTATGTGCACCGGTGACCAGGCAAAGCAACCCAAGGTCCCCGTGGCCTGGCAGGCCCCCCCGTGCCAAGAGGACTGGGAGGCAG AGGTCAGTGAACTGGAGGAAGCTGCACCCTTTATCCTCAACACCAGTGTCAGTGAGCTGCCCCTCCAAGGAGACAG cactgctctgactGCACCCCCAAACTGGAGCGAAGATGTGGGTCCTGCTGCAGCGACGGTGACAACAGGACTCCTCGTGAAGGGGCcgggccagcaggagcagaacaGACTAAGGAGGGTGGTGGCACAGCCGAGGTGGTGCCCGCCTCCCCACTAG